A single region of the Marinobacter salinisoli genome encodes:
- a CDS encoding response regulator, with product MARSLPAGLNTHVLFAGDGAEALELLREEKADLLFLDLNMPNMDGYEVLERAQSEDLPVITIVVSGDIQPEARQRVSTLGAIGFIKKPTDTELVQNLLREYGLYPPQSDLTCKLASEDCMTASAASLAKDSALTLPDYLQELANVAMGRSTDLLARLLDVFIKQPIPKVGFLANSELQQAISAARDSGTYSTVCQGFTGAGLAGEALLIFSDSSLAEMAQMLDYESTSSDSVRTEVLMDMSSILFGAFLKGFGDQLDLNIGLGRPAVLGHQRQVSELLQHHRTQDEQLLCIEIVYTLEGKNIQCDMLVLFTEASLAALGRYIEYLAD from the coding sequence ATGGCCAGATCCCTTCCCGCTGGGCTCAACACCCATGTTTTGTTTGCCGGCGATGGGGCTGAAGCACTTGAACTTCTGCGAGAAGAAAAAGCCGACCTGCTCTTTCTCGACCTGAATATGCCCAACATGGACGGTTACGAAGTGCTGGAACGGGCCCAGTCAGAGGATCTTCCGGTTATCACGATTGTGGTATCCGGCGACATCCAGCCTGAGGCCAGACAAAGAGTGAGCACATTGGGCGCGATTGGTTTCATCAAAAAACCAACAGATACCGAACTCGTGCAGAATTTGCTGCGCGAATACGGGCTTTACCCTCCCCAGTCGGATTTAACCTGCAAGTTAGCTTCCGAAGACTGCATGACAGCAAGCGCAGCATCTCTGGCCAAAGACAGCGCGCTAACACTACCGGATTACCTGCAGGAGTTGGCGAATGTCGCCATGGGACGCTCGACCGATCTGCTCGCCCGACTGCTGGATGTTTTCATCAAGCAGCCCATCCCGAAGGTCGGCTTCCTCGCCAACTCCGAACTGCAACAGGCGATTTCTGCCGCCAGAGACTCGGGAACGTACTCGACGGTTTGCCAGGGCTTCACCGGGGCCGGCCTGGCCGGAGAGGCCCTGCTGATCTTCTCGGACTCAAGCCTTGCGGAAATGGCTCAAATGCTCGATTACGAGTCGACGTCCAGCGATTCGGTGCGCACAGAGGTGCTGATGGACATGTCGAGCATCCTGTTTGGCGCCTTTCTGAAAGGCTTTGGCGACCAGCTGGATCTGAACATCGGACTGGGACGCCCCGCCGTGCTGGGCCACCAGCGTCAGGTTTCCGAGTTACTGCAACACCATCGAACGCAGGACGAGCAACTGCTGTGCATTGAGATCGTCTACACACTCGAGGGCAAGAATATCCAGTGCGACATGCTGGTGCTGTTTACCGAGGCCTCTTTAGCGGCCCTTGGCAGATACATCGAATATCTGGCGGACTAA
- a CDS encoding GGDEF domain-containing protein, with protein sequence MTIQEHDAQSFHWLVDMMESVEVGLVVLDLNFRVQAWNGFMENHSGITASRIRDQVLFELFPDIPKAWLCRRVEAVAQLKMRVFTSWEQRPYLFKFRNTRPITGTEEFMFQNLTISPLAEASGQVEKVCLMVYDVTDIASSKRALEHANDQLAKLSMTDRLTGLLNRGTWENLLDTEYERFRRYAHTASLVMFDIDHFKTVNDTHGHLAGDEVIKHTAATMKSLLRQSDIAGRYGGEEFGIILPETDAAGAQVICERLRETIEHSIVETSAADIRYTISIGIAASSTTQENYIQWLQQADEALYTAKKSGRNKVILSGQ encoded by the coding sequence ATGACCATACAAGAACACGACGCGCAATCCTTCCACTGGTTAGTCGACATGATGGAGTCGGTCGAAGTGGGGCTGGTCGTACTCGACCTGAATTTCAGGGTGCAGGCGTGGAATGGTTTTATGGAAAATCACAGCGGCATCACCGCCAGCCGTATCCGGGACCAAGTGCTGTTCGAATTATTCCCCGACATCCCCAAAGCCTGGCTTTGCCGGCGGGTGGAGGCCGTCGCGCAACTGAAGATGCGGGTCTTCACTTCCTGGGAGCAACGCCCTTACCTGTTCAAATTCCGGAACACGCGCCCGATCACCGGCACCGAAGAATTCATGTTCCAGAACCTCACCATCAGCCCCCTGGCAGAAGCGTCAGGACAGGTCGAAAAGGTGTGCCTGATGGTCTACGACGTGACAGACATTGCCAGCAGCAAGCGCGCGCTGGAGCACGCCAACGACCAGCTGGCAAAGCTGAGTATGACAGACCGATTAACCGGCCTACTGAATCGAGGCACTTGGGAAAACCTGCTCGACACCGAATACGAGCGTTTCCGGCGATACGCCCACACGGCGTCGCTGGTGATGTTCGACATTGACCACTTCAAAACAGTGAATGACACCCACGGTCATCTCGCAGGCGACGAAGTCATAAAGCACACCGCCGCAACGATGAAGAGCCTGCTGAGGCAATCAGACATCGCCGGGCGCTACGGCGGTGAGGAGTTTGGCATCATCCTGCCTGAGACAGACGCCGCCGGAGCCCAGGTTATTTGTGAACGCCTCCGCGAAACCATCGAACACAGCATCGTGGAGACGAGTGCCGCCGACATCCGGTACACCATAAGCATTGGGATCGCTGCGTCATCGACAACCCAGGAGAACTATATACAGTGGCTTCAACAAGCTGACGAAGCGCTTTATACGGCTAAAAAAAGTGGGCGAAACAAAGTCATCCTATCGGGACAATAA
- a CDS encoding histone-like nucleoid-structuring protein, MvaT/MvaU family yields the protein MAKINDYYQKKQLMEKLALELEKLEEDQSLKSELEFENKVRDLMDEYDKSPKDVLQILSAIDPSLAGAKVEAPAGRAKRPMKTYKNPHTGEVVKTRGGNHKTLNAWREKYGKEAVQGWQQD from the coding sequence ATGGCAAAAATCAATGATTATTACCAAAAGAAGCAGCTTATGGAAAAGCTGGCTTTAGAGTTGGAAAAGCTGGAAGAAGATCAGTCTCTGAAGAGTGAGCTGGAATTTGAGAATAAAGTACGTGACTTGATGGACGAATATGACAAGTCACCGAAGGACGTGCTGCAGATTCTTTCCGCGATTGATCCTTCTTTGGCTGGTGCAAAAGTAGAAGCACCGGCTGGCCGCGCGAAGCGTCCTATGAAAACGTATAAGAACCCGCATACTGGCGAAGTGGTTAAAACCCGCGGTGGTAACCACAAGACCCTGAACGCGTGGCGGGAAAAATACGGCAAGGAAGCGGTGCAGGGCTGGCAGCAGGATTAA